The Deltaproteobacteria bacterium genome window below encodes:
- a CDS encoding GNAT family N-acetyltransferase has translation MQSTKVGKPDMNIESLSAAMDPSRFRFAFTSIRDQSSCDLYLKDHAAYLELAMDPCWHPMEYWLACDGEQPIGRVGARISSVDPTRGYIGLLACDVEAPRSERLAKYVALLETALRWLGAQGVTAVFAPVDCNTWLRYRVISGVAPQDGADGIEAPFGWEPPFDPDLEAALKATGFGAPETIFGDKSMQGRYHTRVFRSVFRQAMRVLEPHHKRALRDGYTFRSFGADGRSFDDELALLHGIAIPSFSRQFLFEPIDLGLFKRIYRSGAGQLDLSPSAFILPPEDGSGAVIPVGFLFGFVDRGYVVVKTVAVQPDLVSRTKGRKWSAASALLYHALQYGDEQNLRGGIAALVHDDGSANTIEKWLAWASDWTRHYELFARAI, from the coding sequence ATGCAATCGACGAAGGTGGGTAAACCCGATATGAATATCGAGAGCCTAAGCGCGGCTATGGATCCTAGTCGCTTTCGCTTCGCCTTCACATCGATCCGTGACCAAAGTAGCTGCGATTTATATCTGAAAGACCATGCAGCCTACCTTGAGCTGGCCATGGATCCCTGCTGGCACCCCATGGAATACTGGTTAGCCTGTGATGGAGAACAACCTATCGGCCGCGTCGGGGCCCGCATATCGTCCGTCGATCCAACACGAGGCTACATAGGATTACTCGCTTGTGACGTCGAAGCACCGCGTAGCGAGCGCCTAGCCAAATATGTCGCGTTACTGGAGACAGCACTTAGGTGGCTGGGAGCGCAAGGCGTGACCGCAGTGTTTGCTCCTGTCGACTGCAACACTTGGCTACGTTACCGCGTCATCTCTGGTGTCGCCCCTCAGGATGGCGCCGACGGAATCGAGGCGCCATTCGGGTGGGAGCCGCCCTTCGATCCTGATTTGGAGGCAGCACTTAAAGCGACGGGATTTGGCGCACCGGAAACCATCTTTGGTGATAAGTCGATGCAGGGACGCTACCATACGCGAGTTTTTCGCAGCGTTTTTCGTCAAGCCATGCGCGTCCTGGAACCACATCATAAAAGAGCTCTGCGCGACGGATATACGTTCCGGTCCTTTGGCGCAGATGGACGCTCGTTTGACGATGAATTGGCGCTACTGCACGGTATTGCTATCCCGAGCTTTAGCCGGCAATTTTTATTTGAACCCATAGATTTAGGCCTTTTTAAGCGCATTTATAGGAGTGGGGCCGGTCAACTGGACTTGTCACCGTCGGCTTTTATCCTTCCGCCAGAGGACGGTAGCGGTGCCGTCATTCCCGTCGGATTTCTGTTCGGTTTTGTCGATCGCGGTTACGTCGTCGTGAAGACTGTCGCGGTACAGCCCGATCTAGTGAGCCGGACTAAAGGCCGCAAATGGTCAGCAGCAAGCGCCCTCCTTTACCACGCACTGCAATACGGAGATGAGCAAAATTTGCGCGGCGGCATTGCGGCCCTTGTTCACGACGACGGTAGCGCCAATACCATCGAAAAGTGGCTGGCCTGGGCCAGCGACTGGACGCGGCACTATGAGTTATTTGCACGCGCGATTTAG